Proteins co-encoded in one Papaver somniferum cultivar HN1 chromosome 5, ASM357369v1, whole genome shotgun sequence genomic window:
- the LOC113284334 gene encoding SUN domain-containing protein 4-like codes for MQKASRKALLNQRRASSSSSNGKTTTATRHLYKVSLSLLLIWWLFFPVLIGHSGDTDSDNYTDKSGAAVEEHTLDEAAEQVVSERSDSGTADIQYVSTVSTKDSDLDTCTASSASELLTSGELLAIGKNENDQESVKENEKLDVLDLGPKVVEKEFASGESLTIEKNENGHESVKDKEKLEVVDLGLKVVEKELKVNNNNDRLSRAAPLGLDEFKSKQLSIPKGKPVNGLSRCGVVHRKEAGGTEYNYASASKGAKVLDFNKEAKGASHILGKDKDKYLRNPCSAELKFVVIELSEETLVDTIEVANFEHHSSNLRDFQVLGSSVYPTDKWVSLGNITARNAKHVQRFDLEEPKWVRYIKFNLLNHYGSEFYCTLSAVGVYGMDAVEQMVEDLISVNDNHLASEEVIVGPAPTPPQPEEPAQGDGWDFDNESVAESANSRPDVPKSNGRNPVPDDKPQQVGRMTGDTALKILLQKVRSMDLSLSVLERYLEELNSRYGNIFKELDDEIAAKDVLLDKYKEDIKNLADSKEVMAKNVVDLIGWKSLVSSQISNLVDDNVILRSEVERVLKNQSSMENKCVVILVVSLIFGCIALSKIIIELVINLLRIQKSGKFTVTSSSLWLVLLLSCSIVVIILL; via the exons ATGCAGAAAGCATCTCGGAAAGCTCTTCTTAATCAGAGaagagcttcttcttcttcttctaatgggAAAACAACAACGGCTACAAGGCATTTGTATAAAGTCTCTCTGTCTCTACTTCTTATCTGGTGGTTATTTTTCCCTGTCTTGATTGGTCACAGCGGTGATACCGACAGCGACAACTACACAG ATAAATCTGGTGCTGCGGTTGAGGAGCACACTTTGGATGAAGCTGCTGAGCAGGTTGTAAGTGAAAGATCTGATTCTGGAACTGCTGACATTCAATATGTTTCGACTGTTAGCACTAAGGACTCTGATCTAGATACATGTACTGCAAGCTCGGCTAGCGAATTGCTTACCAGTGGTGAATTACTCGCAATTGggaaaaatgaaaatgatcaaGAATCTGTCAAGGAGAATGAAAAATTAGATGTGTTAGATTTGGGGCCGAAGGTGGTGGAAAAGGAGTTTGCTAGTGGTGAATCACTGacaattgaaaaaaatgaaaatggccATGAGTCTGTCAAGGACAAAGAGAAATTAGAGGTGGTAGATTTGGGGCTGAAGGTGGTGGAGAAGGAGTTGAAGGTAAACAACAACAACGATAGACTATCACGTGCAGCGCCACTCggtcttgatgaattcaagagtAAGCAGCTTAGCATTCCAAAGGGGAAACCTGTAAATGGCTTGTCTAGATGTGGTGTTGTTCATAGAAAGGAGGCTGGTGGAACGGAGTACAATTATGCATCCGCATCCAAGGGAGCTAAAGTTTTGGATTTTAACAAGGAAGCTAAAGGCGCCTCTCATATCCTGGGCAAAGACAAGGATAAGTACCTGCGCAATCCTTGTTCTGCTGAACTCAAATTTGTTGTTATAGAACTTTCAGAAGAAACACTGGTGGACACAATTGAAGTAGCAAACTTTGAGCACCACTCGTCTAATTTGAGGGATTTTCAGGTACTAGGCAGTTCGGTATATCCTACAGATAAATGGGTAAGTCTTGGAAATATCACCGCGAGAAATGCAAAGCATGTGCAGAGATTTGACCTTGAGGAGCCAAAATGGGTGAGGTATATTAAGTTCAATCTGCTGAACCATTACGGTTCTGAATTTTACTGTACGCTCAGTGCTGTGGGAGTTTATGGAATGGATGCTGTCGAACAGATGGTTGAAGATTTGATCTCAGTTAATGATAACCACCTTGCATCTGAAGAAGTTATCGTGGGGCCAGCACCTACACCCCCACAGCCTGAAGAACCTGCTCAGGGAGATGGTTGGGATTTTGATAATGAATCTGTAGCAGAAAGTGCTAACTCGAGACCTGATGTTCCGAAAAGCAATGGGCGAAATCCAGTTCCTGATGACAAGCCTCAGCAAGTTGGGAGAATGACTGGAGACACTGCTCTTAAGATACTTTTGCAAAAAGTTCGATCAATGGACTTGAGTTTGTCTGTTCTCGAGCGATACTTGGAGGAACTAAATTCCAGGTATGGCAACATCTTCAAGGAACTTGATGATGAAATTGCTGCGAAGGATGTACTTCTCGACAAGTACAAAGAAGATATAAAGAACCTTGCTGACAGCAAGGAGGTCATG GCTAAAAATGTTGTGGATCTCATTGGTTGGAAATCGCTTGTTTCCTCACAAATAAGTAATCTAGTTGATGATAACGTGATTCTCAG ATCCGAAGTCGAAAGGGTTCTGAAAAATCAGTCTTCCATGGAAAACAAGtgtgtggttattttggttgttagTTTAATTTTTGGTTGCATAGCTCtttcaaaaataataatagaACTAGTTATAAATTTATTAAGAATACAGAAATCCGGGAAATTTACAGTGACAAGCTCCTCATTGTGGCTTGTCTTGTTGTTGAGTTGTAGCATTGTAGTAATCATCCTCTTGTAA